The Plantactinospora sp. KBS50 sequence CACCGGGTGGATCCGGATGGAGTGGCTGGTGCCGGCGCGCGGCCTGATCGGCTTCCGCACCGAGTTCCTCACCGACACCCGCGGCACCGGCATCCTGCACCACGTCTTCGAGTCGTACGAGCCGTGGTTCGGCGAGCTGCGGACCCGCAACAACGGGTCGCTGGTGGCCGACCGGTCCGGCGTGGTCACCTCGTTCGCCATGCTGAACCTCCAGGAACGCGGCACCCTGTTCGTCGAGCCGACGACCGAGGTCTACGAGGGCATGATCGTCGGGGAGAACTCCCGCTCCGACGACATGGACGTGAACATCACCAAGGAGAAGAAGCTCACGAACATGCGCTCCTCCACGGCCGACGAGACCGAGAAGGTGATCCCGCCCCGCAAGCTGTCCCTGGAGCAGGCCCTGGAGTTCTGCCGCGAGGACGAGTGCGTGGAGGTCACCCCGGTCGCCGTCCGGCTGCGCAAGGTGGTGCTCGACCAGACCGCCCGGGCCCGGGCCGCCGCCCGGCGCAAGCACGCCGGCTGACGCCGGATCCGCTACGGTCCAGGCATGACCTGGGCGGATCTCGACGAGCAGCTGGCGGCCGTGCCCGGCACGATCTCGGTGTACGCCGCACGGCTGGACCACCCGCCCGCCTACGCCCGGCTGCCGGACACCCCGCACTACGCGGCCAGCACCATGAAGGTGGCGGTGCTGGCCGCGCTGTTCCGGGCCGCCGAGGCCGGCCGGCTCGACCTGGACACGCCGGTGCCGGTCGGCAACGAGTTCGCCTCGGCGCTGCCCGGGGCGCCCCGCTTCTCCTGCCAGCGCGGCTACGACAACGACGAGGCGGTGTGGGAGCGGGTCGGCGCCGACGCGCCGCTGCGCTGGCTCGCCGAGCGCATGATCGTCCGGTCCAGCAACCTGGCCACCAACATCGTCCTCACGCACGTCGGCCAGCCGGCTGTGGCCCAGGTGTGGTCCCTGGCCGGCGCCCGCAACAGCGTCACCGGCCGCGGGATCGAGGACTTCGCGGCCCGGGAGGCCGGGATCACCAACCTGGTCACCGCCGCCGACCTGGCGGCCCTGCTCGGGGCGGTGGCGCGCGGCGCCGAAGCCGCAGCCGCAGCCGCAGCCGAGGAGGACGACCGCGGCACGCGGCCGGATCGACCGGTGGACCGGCCGGACCCCGCCAGCGGCCCGTCCGATCCGCCCGACCTACCCGACCTACCCGACCTGCCCGGCCCGCTGGCCGGCCGGGCGAGTTGCGCCGCCATGCTGGAGATGCTGTTCCGCCAGGAGCACCGCGAGGACCTGGCCGCCGGGCTGCCGCCGCACGTCCGCGTCGCGCACAAGAACGGCTGGGTGCAGGGCGTACGGCACGGCGCCGGGGTGGTTTTTCCCGACGACGCGCCCCCGTACGCCGTGGTGGCCTGCACCAGCACCGACCTGGCCGACGAGGCGTGCCGGCTGATCGCCCGGATCTCCGCGGCGGTCTGGGCCGCCCGGCACCACCTGGCCTGAGCGCCTCGACCCCGCATCACGACGCCGGGGCGCGCAGCACACCCGGGCGGGGCGAGGGGCGGTTCGCCCAGGTCGACGACATAGGGTGCGCTACATGACGATCACGGCCGTACGCACCCACCGGCTGTCGGCGCCGCTGCACACCCCGTTCGTCACGGCGCTGCGCCGCACGAGCACGGTGGAGACGCTTGTGGTCGAGATCGTGGACGCCGACGGCCGGTCCGGCTTCGGCGAGGCCCCGCAGGTGTGGCAGGTGACCGGAGCCTCCATCGCCGGCGCCGAGGCGTGCGTGACCGACCAGCTCGCCCCGCGGATCGCCGGCCGCGACCCGGACGACCTGCTGGCCCGCTGCGCCGAGGTGCGGCGCGCGGTCGCCGGAAACGAGGCCGCCAAGGGCGCCGTGGACACCGCGCTGCACGATCTGGCCGCGCGCCGGCTCGGCGTACCGCTGGTCCGGCTGCTCGGCGGCACCCGCCGGCGGATACCGACCGACGTGACCCTGTCCGCCGGCGACGCGCCGGAACTGGCGACCACCGCCACGCGGCGGGTCGCCGACGGCTTCACCGTGCTCAAGCTGAAGGTGGGTACCGACGCCGCGGGGGACCTGGACCGGGTACGCGCCGTCCGGGCGGCCGTGGGCGGTGCCGTCCGGATCCGGCTGGACGCGAACCAGGGCTGGAGCCCCCGCGAGGCGGTCCGGGTGATCCGCGGCATCGAGGACGCCGGGCTGGACGTGGAACTGGTCGAGCAGCCGGTCGCCCGGCGCGACATCGAGGGGCTGGCCTGGGTCAGCGACCGGGTCGACACCCCGATCCTGGCCGACGAGGCCGTCTTCGACGTACCGGACCTGGTCGAGGTGATCCGGCGCCGCGCGGCCGACATGGTCAACGTGAAGCTGGCCAAGTGCGGCGGCCTGAGCGCCGCCCGCACGCTGCTGGAGCTGGCGACCGCGCAGGGCATGGGCACCATGGTCGGCTCGATGATGGAAAGCCAGGTCGGGCTCGGCGCCGCGGCCAGCCTGGTCGGCGCGTACGGCACGAGCGCCGTTTCCGACCTGGACGCGGCGTGGTGGCTGGCCGCCACGCCGGTGCGGGGCGGCATCCGGTACGACGGGCCGGAGGTGGTGCTTCCCGACGCGCCCGGGTCGGGTATCACCGGCCTGGCCGGCGCCGGGGACCCCGCCGCCGGGCAGAGGTCCACCGAACAGACGTGACGGAAGTAAGCATCAGCATGTTGCCCCGCACCGAGACCCTTCGTAGGGTCGCGGTCAGGCACCGGAAAGGAAGGCGGTACGGGTCGTGACGCTCCAACCCGGCCAGGAGGCCGTCGTCCACGTCGCCGTCGCCACCCTGTGGACCCGGCCGGAGGCCGTCCGCGCGGTCGATGCGCCGGCGCTGGCCAACCGGACCGACATCCGCGGCTGGATCGCCGCCATGAACACCGATCAGCAGGTGGGCGACTGCGTGCTCAGCCAGCTCCTGCTCGGCGAACGGGTGCTGGTACGCCAGGTCCGCCCGGACGGCTGGGTGCACGTGCTGGCGCTGGAGCAACCCGCCGCCAAACTGGACCCGCGGGGCTACCCCGGCTGGCTGCCGGCCGACCAGTTGGCCCCGGCGGAGCCCGATCGGGACGACGAGCCGGACAACCGGCTCGTCGTCGACACCACGGCCACGGTGCTGCACGCCAGCCCCGACGGGCCGCCGGTGCTGCCGGGCGTGATGCTCGGCACCCGGCTGGCCGTGGCCGGTCCGGCCCGGGACGGCTGGCGCCCGGTCCACGTTCCGGGCCGGACGGATCCGCTCTGGGCCGTCGATGCCCACCTGGCCCCGGACCGGACCATCTACCGAGCGCCGTCGAGGCGCTCGACGTGGCCTGCCGGCTCCGGAACGTGCGGTACATCTGGGGCGGCGTCTCGACGTACGGGATCGACTGCTCCGGGCTGGTGCACCTGGCCTGGCGGCGGCTCGGCGTCCGGCTTCCCCGGGACGCCGACGACCAGGCCGCCGCGACCACCCCGCTGGAACTGGGCGAGGAGCGGCCCGGCGACCTCTACCTGTTCGCCCGGCCCGGCCGCAAGATCCACCACATCGGCATCGTCACCGCGCGGGCCGGCAGCGGTGGGCCGCGGCGGATGCTGCACGCCTGCTACAACCTGCGCCGGGTGGTCGAGGAGCCGCTGCCGGCCGAACGCAACGCGACCCTGGTGGGCGTACACCGGGTCTGACCCGGGGCGGCTCCGGGGCGGCTCCGGCGCGGGGCCGGTCAGTGGCTGGCGCCCGTCAGCTCCCGGCGGCGGTCCCGGGACGACTTGATCATGCTGGCCACCGTGGCCGCCACCAGCGTGCCGATGATCACGCAGAGCGAGAGCCAGATCGGCACGTGCGGCGCCCACTGCACCGGCCGGCCGGCGTTGACGAACGGCAGGTTGTTCTCCGCGAGCGCCTCCAGCATCAGCTTCACGCCGATGAAGCCGAGCACCACGGCCAGCCCGATGGTGAGGTACACCAGCCGGTCCAGCAGGCCGCCGATCAGGAAGTAGAGCTGCCGCAGCCCCATCAGCGCGAAGACGTTCGCGGCGAAGACCAGGTACGACTCCTCGGTGATCCCGAAGATCGCGGGAATGGAGTCCAGGGCGAAGATCAGGTCGGTGGTGCCGATCGCGATCATCACGACGAGCATCGGGGTGAACAGCCGCCGCCCGTTCTCCCGGGTCATCAGGTGCCCGCCGGCGAAGTCGCGGCTGAGCGGCAGCGCCCGCCGGCTCCACCGGATCACGATGTTCTCCTGGAACTCGTCCTCGTCCGGCTCGCCCTGACGCAGGAAGTTCACCGCGGTGTAGATGAGGAACCCGCCGAAGATGTAGAACACCCAGGAGAACTGGGAGATCAGCGCGGCGCCCGCGGCGATGAACCCGCCGCGCATCACCAGCGCCAGCACGATGCCGATCAGCAGCACCTTCTGCTGGAACTGCCGGGGTACGGCGAACCGTCCCATGATGATGATGAAGACGAACAGGTTGTCCACCGACAGGCTGTACTCGGTGAGCCATCCCGTGTAGAACTCGACCGCCGGGGTCGAGCCCTCGAACAGCCACAGCCCGCCGCCGAAGGCCAGCGCCAGCAGGACGTAGAGGGTGACCCAGAGCGTGCACTCGCGGATCGTTGGCTCGTGCGGTCGGCGGCCGATGATGACGAGATCGATGATGAGCACCGCCGTCAACACGACGAGGGTGACCGCCCACAACCCTGCAGACACGTTCAATGCATTCCTCCGGCAGGCACGTCCCGTCACGCGGGCGGCACCGGAGACCGGCACCGAGGCGTGACGCGTTCGGTGGTGACTGTCGGAGGTCTCTTCCATCGCTGACCCGCTGGAGACGGGCCGGCGA is a genomic window containing:
- a CDS encoding mandelate racemase/muconate lactonizing enzyme family protein, giving the protein MTITAVRTHRLSAPLHTPFVTALRRTSTVETLVVEIVDADGRSGFGEAPQVWQVTGASIAGAEACVTDQLAPRIAGRDPDDLLARCAEVRRAVAGNEAAKGAVDTALHDLAARRLGVPLVRLLGGTRRRIPTDVTLSAGDAPELATTATRRVADGFTVLKLKVGTDAAGDLDRVRAVRAAVGGAVRIRLDANQGWSPREAVRVIRGIEDAGLDVELVEQPVARRDIEGLAWVSDRVDTPILADEAVFDVPDLVEVIRRRAADMVNVKLAKCGGLSAARTLLELATAQGMGTMVGSMMESQVGLGAAASLVGAYGTSAVSDLDAAWWLAATPVRGGIRYDGPEVVLPDAPGSGITGLAGAGDPAAGQRSTEQT
- a CDS encoding serine hydrolase, with product MTWADLDEQLAAVPGTISVYAARLDHPPAYARLPDTPHYAASTMKVAVLAALFRAAEAGRLDLDTPVPVGNEFASALPGAPRFSCQRGYDNDEAVWERVGADAPLRWLAERMIVRSSNLATNIVLTHVGQPAVAQVWSLAGARNSVTGRGIEDFAAREAGITNLVTAADLAALLGAVARGAEAAAAAAAEEDDRGTRPDRPVDRPDPASGPSDPPDLPDLPDLPGPLAGRASCAAMLEMLFRQEHREDLAAGLPPHVRVAHKNGWVQGVRHGAGVVFPDDAPPYAVVACTSTDLADEACRLIARISAAVWAARHHLA
- a CDS encoding C40 family peptidase, which produces MRYIWGGVSTYGIDCSGLVHLAWRRLGVRLPRDADDQAAATTPLELGEERPGDLYLFARPGRKIHHIGIVTARAGSGGPRRMLHACYNLRRVVEEPLPAERNATLVGVHRV
- a CDS encoding TerC family protein: MSAGLWAVTLVVLTAVLIIDLVIIGRRPHEPTIRECTLWVTLYVLLALAFGGGLWLFEGSTPAVEFYTGWLTEYSLSVDNLFVFIIIMGRFAVPRQFQQKVLLIGIVLALVMRGGFIAAGAALISQFSWVFYIFGGFLIYTAVNFLRQGEPDEDEFQENIVIRWSRRALPLSRDFAGGHLMTRENGRRLFTPMLVVMIAIGTTDLIFALDSIPAIFGITEESYLVFAANVFALMGLRQLYFLIGGLLDRLVYLTIGLAVVLGFIGVKLMLEALAENNLPFVNAGRPVQWAPHVPIWLSLCVIIGTLVAATVASMIKSSRDRRRELTGASH